The genomic stretch CACAAACCACGGTCACTAACGAAAACAACGTCCGAATCCAACCCTCCGAACAAATATGGCGATGATTACGACACAGCCTCGAAGCGAAGAGCAGGTGCGAACGCAGCGAGGAGATCCTGACAGTTGTCCACGGAAGCCGTAACGAAGAAATAGGCAGGAGCCTTCGAAGCTCAGGACGCGTCACTCCGCTTCGCTTCGGATCACTGCCGGCGACCGCGTTTAACTCATGTTACTATTCGTTACAGTCAAGGTAGCCTCTTGTTGTTTCGAACATTACTCCCGAATACCATAGCAGCTACAAGACAGGGCACACCTCACCCCGCGTCAAATTGCCAATTCAGATTCTCAACTACGATCAGACCTGATCAAGTATCGGACTACAGCCCCGTCTAACCCAAGTTCATGGCTGGGGTGCCAGGATTCGAACCTGGGAATGCAAGATCCAAAATCTTGTGACTTACCACTTGTCGACACCCCAGTGCAGGATATTATACATCATCATCGCTACCATGATGACTAAAATCTTGCTCTGAGCTGTTTTTTACCTTCTCCTGGTAGGCATCCAGTACACGCTGCTCAATGATCCTGCGCATTTCGCTATTAATAGGGTGAGCAATATCCTGGTGTGACCCGTCTGGCCTTCGCCTCGACGGCATAGAAACAAAAAAGCCCTTAGCGCCGCTGATGATCTTCAAGCCACGGATAACGAACGCATCATCGAAAGTGACGTTTGCAAAAGCCTTGAGCTTGTCCTCATCTCTCAGTGTTACCCTGACTTCCGTGATTTCCACACAGACCTCCTGTAGATCCTTCCTG from Candidatus Zixiibacteriota bacterium encodes the following:
- the spoVG gene encoding septation regulator SpoVG; this translates as MEITEVRVTLRDEDKLKAFANVTFDDAFVIRGLKIISGAKGFFVSMPSRRRPDGSHQDIAHPINSEMRRIIEQRVLDAYQEKVKNSSEQDFSHHGSDDDV